One genomic region from Streptomyces venezuelae encodes:
- a CDS encoding hydrolase: protein MTMWTSLDPADVTVEPGARTSARLRVRNTGDTVEEYRLSVVGKPSGWSRVEPDVLRLYPGSEGTAEISFAPPRSSDVEAGPVAYGIRVDPREHSGSRDVLEGRLTLTPFTETRAELLPPSLLGRFRGRSRIAVDNLGNTPLTASLVARDDANRLTFDVRPNAVQIAPGRAAFGELVVRPQAVRWTGAEESHRFTVSVRRAGDDTALDLDATFDQRPVLGNWLVVVGGLLLTAVIAFVVLWFNFSPKIVSAAKEIRSTNAPRPAPQGSGDRLPEAPPPPDGTGGPPAGDDKPGDPPPAPDGAAPPPVDGSGGGGGGGGNGGGGGDDSTELLPTQGTSTQPVQDGGESTAPAPDTGDGGNKQPTAAPPAAPVRNAPPWRAGDAPEIVVEFAQERLAALGNACTLKPGWTRGVIDARTRASLVCYQDLVVSDGETRGKNSAAIFHTDTRGELGRATLTSLWAQGITPDSVKEGATTWQTTQLMAAFWWAINRGFDGDDMVTARTNAQYGIDHFRLQRDRTSKYSTQVAAHIAQYQSAVGLSPTGTVNWDTLRKMVGGSVK, encoded by the coding sequence ATGACCATGTGGACCTCTCTGGACCCGGCCGATGTGACCGTCGAGCCAGGGGCCCGGACCTCCGCCCGCCTGCGGGTACGCAACACCGGGGACACCGTGGAGGAGTACCGGCTTTCGGTCGTCGGCAAACCCTCGGGCTGGTCCCGGGTGGAGCCGGACGTCCTCCGCCTCTACCCGGGCAGCGAGGGGACCGCCGAGATCTCGTTCGCGCCGCCCCGCTCGTCCGACGTCGAGGCCGGACCCGTCGCGTACGGCATCCGCGTCGACCCCCGGGAGCACAGCGGCTCCCGCGACGTGCTGGAGGGCCGGCTGACCCTCACTCCCTTCACCGAGACGCGCGCCGAGCTGCTGCCGCCCTCGCTCCTCGGCCGCTTCCGCGGCCGCTCCCGGATAGCCGTGGACAACCTCGGCAACACTCCGCTGACCGCGTCGCTCGTGGCACGCGACGACGCGAACCGCCTCACCTTCGACGTACGGCCCAACGCCGTGCAGATCGCCCCGGGCCGCGCCGCCTTCGGCGAACTCGTGGTGCGGCCGCAGGCGGTGCGCTGGACCGGCGCCGAGGAATCGCACCGCTTCACCGTGTCCGTACGGCGGGCGGGCGACGACACCGCCCTCGACCTCGACGCCACCTTCGACCAGCGCCCCGTCCTCGGGAACTGGCTCGTCGTGGTGGGCGGACTCCTGCTGACCGCGGTGATCGCCTTCGTCGTGCTCTGGTTCAACTTCTCCCCGAAGATCGTCAGCGCGGCGAAGGAGATCCGGTCGACGAACGCACCCAGGCCCGCGCCGCAGGGCAGCGGGGACAGGCTTCCCGAAGCGCCCCCGCCGCCCGACGGGACCGGAGGACCGCCGGCCGGCGACGACAAGCCCGGTGACCCCCCGCCCGCCCCGGACGGAGCGGCACCGCCGCCCGTCGACGGAAGCGGCGGCGGGGGCGGTGGCGGCGGAAACGGTGGTGGAGGCGGCGACGACTCGACCGAACTCCTGCCCACCCAGGGCACATCGACCCAGCCCGTGCAGGACGGAGGCGAGAGCACCGCGCCCGCACCGGACACAGGCGACGGTGGGAACAAGCAGCCCACCGCGGCCCCGCCGGCGGCCCCGGTGCGGAACGCACCCCCTTGGCGGGCCGGTGACGCGCCGGAGATCGTCGTCGAGTTCGCCCAGGAGCGGCTGGCCGCTCTCGGCAACGCCTGCACCCTCAAGCCGGGTTGGACCAGAGGAGTGATCGACGCGCGGACCCGCGCCTCCCTCGTCTGCTACCAGGACCTCGTCGTCTCGGACGGCGAGACCAGGGGGAAGAACTCCGCCGCGATCTTCCACACCGACACGAGGGGCGAACTCGGCCGGGCCACCCTCACCTCGCTGTGGGCCCAGGGAATCACGCCCGACTCGGTGAAGGAGGGCGCCACGACCTGGCAGACCACCCAGCTCATGGCGGCCTTCTGGTGGGCCATCAACCGCGGCTTCGACGGCGACGACATGGTCACGGCGCGCACCAACGCCCAGTACGGAATCGACCACTTCCGTCTGCAGCGGGACAGGACGAGCAAGTACAGCACTCAAGTCGCCGCGCACATCGCGCAGTACCAGTCGGCCGTCGGTCTTTCGCCCACCGGAACCGTCAACTGGGACACGCTCAGGAAGATGGTCGGCGGCAGTGTGAAGTGA
- a CDS encoding ATP-binding protein, giving the protein MLELIAALRTRVAALVDARAAGDPTAGDPLRGLYITEDTARRIAAEPVRTAGDAARGGTLPDTGGPDRLSALARTFGLSALDAHVLVAALAPDVDRGFEALYGYLNDDVGRRRATVALALDLAGTGPFDPAARDRFHPEAPLLSGGLLVVEDADRPLPGRALRVPERLVAHLLGDDSRMDAELLGMGVELLPPTGADALLPRPEPVTLAARVAAAGPVTVHLRERVPGAATDSVVAALRAAGRPVLRYRPECVDVAVARALLREARLRGAAVVVEPLPPHPGPLVRLLASADATVILAGTDAPDPRWAPDAELLTLDAPEGAAVPGDLWQRELGPTEGDFDVDSATAPYRLSGDQVRRAARSARALAAFEGTAPTLAQVQRSARLVSAPLLDSHARRIRPAVGFADIVLPEEPLGMLHELTGRARDRDRVLGEWRLRTGGGRGRGVVALFAGESGTGKTLGAEVVAGELGLDLYVVDLSSVVDKYVGETEKNLERIFVEVDRTDCVLLFDEADAVFGKRSEVRSSHDRYANLESAYLLQRLESFAGIAVLTTNLRANIDEAFTRRLDLVVDFPFPDAPQRVALWHSCLAGTPKADCVGEEIERCAAEFELAGGAIRSAAVTAGYRAAARGSAVTGADVRAGARREYEKAGRLVLDAGAPWAP; this is encoded by the coding sequence GTGCTGGAGCTGATCGCCGCGCTGCGGACGCGGGTCGCCGCGCTCGTGGACGCCCGCGCCGCCGGAGACCCCACGGCGGGCGATCCACTGCGCGGCCTGTACATCACCGAGGACACGGCCCGCCGGATCGCGGCGGAGCCGGTGCGTACGGCGGGGGACGCCGCCCGCGGCGGCACGCTGCCGGACACCGGCGGTCCGGACCGGCTCTCGGCCCTGGCCCGGACCTTCGGTCTGTCCGCGCTCGACGCGCACGTGCTGGTGGCGGCGCTCGCACCCGATGTGGACCGGGGCTTCGAGGCGTTGTACGGGTACCTGAACGACGACGTCGGGCGGCGCCGCGCGACCGTGGCGCTCGCCCTCGACCTCGCCGGCACGGGTCCCTTCGACCCGGCCGCCCGCGACCGTTTCCACCCGGAGGCCCCGCTGCTCTCCGGAGGGCTGCTGGTCGTCGAGGACGCGGACCGGCCGCTGCCCGGACGGGCACTGCGCGTGCCGGAACGCCTGGTGGCGCACCTGCTCGGTGACGACAGCCGGATGGACGCCGAACTCCTGGGCATGGGTGTGGAATTGCTGCCCCCGACCGGAGCGGACGCGCTCCTGCCGAGGCCGGAGCCCGTGACGCTGGCCGCGCGCGTCGCGGCAGCCGGGCCGGTCACCGTCCACCTGCGGGAGCGCGTCCCCGGTGCTGCGACCGATTCCGTCGTGGCCGCGCTGCGCGCTGCCGGGCGGCCGGTGCTCCGGTACCGGCCGGAGTGTGTCGACGTCGCGGTGGCGCGGGCCCTGCTGCGGGAGGCGCGGCTGCGCGGTGCCGCCGTGGTCGTCGAGCCGTTGCCGCCGCACCCCGGGCCTCTCGTACGGCTGTTGGCCTCGGCCGACGCGACCGTGATCCTCGCGGGCACCGACGCGCCCGACCCGAGATGGGCACCGGACGCGGAGCTGCTCACGCTCGACGCGCCGGAGGGGGCGGCGGTCCCCGGCGACCTGTGGCAGCGCGAACTGGGGCCCACAGAAGGCGACTTCGACGTGGACTCGGCCACCGCTCCGTACCGTCTCAGCGGCGACCAGGTCCGCCGGGCGGCGCGCTCGGCGCGGGCGCTCGCGGCGTTCGAGGGCACGGCGCCGACGCTCGCCCAGGTGCAGCGCAGCGCCCGGCTGGTGTCCGCGCCGCTCCTCGACAGCCACGCGCGGCGCATCCGGCCGGCCGTCGGCTTCGCCGACATCGTGCTGCCCGAAGAGCCGTTGGGGATGCTGCACGAGCTGACCGGGCGGGCCCGCGACCGGGACCGGGTGCTCGGCGAGTGGCGGCTGCGCACCGGCGGCGGGCGCGGTCGGGGCGTCGTCGCGCTGTTCGCCGGTGAGTCGGGCACCGGGAAGACGTTGGGCGCCGAGGTCGTCGCGGGCGAACTGGGCCTGGACCTCTACGTGGTGGACCTCTCGTCGGTGGTCGACAAGTACGTCGGCGAGACGGAGAAGAACCTGGAGCGGATCTTCGTCGAGGTGGACCGCACCGACTGCGTCCTGCTCTTCGACGAGGCCGACGCGGTGTTCGGCAAGCGCTCGGAGGTGAGGAGCTCGCACGACCGGTACGCCAACCTGGAGAGCGCGTACCTGCTCCAGCGGCTGGAGTCGTTCGCCGGGATCGCGGTGCTCACCACCAACCTCCGGGCCAACATCGACGAGGCGTTCACCCGCCGGCTCGACCTGGTCGTGGACTTCCCGTTCCCCGATGCCCCGCAGCGGGTCGCGCTCTGGCACTCCTGCCTGGCGGGCACGCCCAAGGCCGACTGCGTCGGTGAGGAGATCGAGCGCTGCGCGGCGGAGTTCGAGCTCGCGGGCGGCGCGATCCGCTCGGCGGCGGTGACGGCCGGGTACCGGGCAGCGGCGCGCGGCTCGGCGGTGACCGGAGCGGACGTGCGGGCCGGGGCGCGGCGCGAGTACGAGAAGGCGGGCCGGCTCGTGCTGGACGCGGGCGCGCCCTGGGCGCCGTAG